In Nocardioides conyzicola, one genomic interval encodes:
- a CDS encoding phosphatase PAP2 family protein — MEGTQTRARRLSRAVVYAVVVAVPLGLLAFLVRSNFGPLVDLDERVIVAATDVTRSHPGFRSIAETWELVSQPWVMYVVLGVPACLVAWFRLHLRTRALWALATMATGWAVAVALKMVVQRARPAIDDPFASHAGYSFPSGHATNNAIVVTTVVLLLWPVLGATARRVVPVAGGLWVLITCADRLFMGAHFLSDVVAGVLLGCGLSIASYAGYVGWSPPSPTTPSKESADDDAHQVA, encoded by the coding sequence GTGGAGGGGACCCAGACTCGTGCGCGCCGCCTGAGCCGTGCCGTGGTGTACGCCGTGGTGGTCGCGGTCCCCCTCGGCCTGCTCGCCTTCCTGGTGCGCTCCAACTTCGGCCCGCTGGTCGACCTCGACGAGCGCGTCATCGTCGCCGCCACCGACGTCACGCGGTCGCACCCGGGCTTCCGCTCGATCGCGGAGACGTGGGAGCTCGTCAGCCAGCCCTGGGTGATGTACGTCGTCCTCGGCGTGCCCGCGTGCCTCGTCGCGTGGTTCCGTCTGCACCTGCGGACCCGTGCCCTGTGGGCGCTGGCCACGATGGCCACCGGATGGGCGGTCGCGGTCGCCCTCAAGATGGTGGTCCAGCGGGCCCGACCCGCCATCGACGACCCCTTCGCCTCCCACGCCGGCTACTCGTTCCCGTCCGGTCACGCCACCAACAACGCGATCGTGGTGACGACCGTCGTGCTGCTGCTGTGGCCCGTCCTGGGTGCGACCGCGCGCCGGGTGGTGCCCGTCGCGGGCGGCCTGTGGGTGCTGATCACCTGCGCCGACCGCCTGTTCATGGGCGCGCACTTCCTCTCCGACGTCGTCGCCGGAGTGCTGCTCGGGTGCGGGCTCTCCATCGCGTCGTACGCCGGCTACGTCGGCTGGAGCCCGCCCTCTCCCACCACCCCCTCGAAGGAGTCCGCAGATGACGATGCTCACCAGGTGGCGTGA
- a CDS encoding phosphatase PAP2 family protein produces the protein MTMLTRWRDDQSRPSAKEAGRDLALRVLLPIALWWLVVLAIGWALTDGPLKHLGTSEEQINKSLASSRTSLLNNVTLFFSWTGATVSIVGLCLVVVALVWWRTRQWWYAVVPLIAISAQALVFFFTTLLIDRERPDVEKLDDSPPTSSFPSGHTGAATGLYFTLALMALRIRQPALRAVVVVVCLLVPFLVATARLYRGMHHLSDVTVAIVDGLLACFLAWNWLRRDPARSGASADGSVASERRPDQAVA, from the coding sequence ATGACGATGCTCACCAGGTGGCGTGACGACCAGTCGCGCCCGTCGGCGAAGGAAGCGGGACGCGACCTCGCGCTCCGCGTGCTGCTGCCGATCGCGCTGTGGTGGCTGGTGGTGCTGGCGATCGGGTGGGCGCTCACCGATGGCCCCCTGAAGCACCTCGGGACGTCCGAGGAGCAGATCAACAAGTCCCTGGCCTCGTCGCGGACCTCGCTCCTCAACAACGTCACGCTGTTCTTCTCGTGGACCGGGGCGACCGTCAGCATCGTCGGCCTGTGCCTCGTCGTCGTCGCGCTCGTCTGGTGGCGCACGCGGCAGTGGTGGTACGCCGTGGTGCCGCTCATCGCCATCTCGGCGCAGGCGCTGGTGTTCTTCTTCACCACCCTGCTGATCGACCGCGAGCGGCCGGACGTGGAGAAGCTCGACGACTCGCCGCCGACGTCGAGCTTCCCGAGCGGCCACACCGGCGCCGCCACCGGGCTGTACTTCACGCTGGCGCTGATGGCCCTGCGGATCCGCCAGCCCGCCCTGCGTGCCGTCGTGGTGGTCGTGTGCCTGCTGGTGCCGTTCCTGGTCGCGACCGCACGGCTCTACCGCGGCATGCACCACCTCAGCGACGTCACCGTGGCGATCGTCGACGGTCTCCTCGCCTGCTTCCTGGCCTGGAACTGGCTGCGCCGCGATCCCGCACGATCGGGAGCCTCCGCCGACGGGTCCGTCGCCTCGGAGAGACGTCCGGACCAGGC